In Miscanthus floridulus cultivar M001 chromosome 5, ASM1932011v1, whole genome shotgun sequence, one genomic interval encodes:
- the LOC136454405 gene encoding rust resistance kinase Lr10-like, with the protein MSNLFAVALVLSSLNYGITMATASSDESFFQKCPASSCSEGGPEIRFPFRLVTSPLSCGAPGMELVCSKADTILVHPNLGLCKVIAIGYRVSTIIIVPLAESKCPFQKIISTNLSTDVYSPYGDDATLVSCSAEFIPSDPASIAGPISCLDNTSQFTYYMLSSSRTLHLLPIFLLLPVSNSTPSPSASATNAPTPYGQLLSEIYIVVGLPRVASGLNCP; encoded by the exons ATGTCTAATTTGTTTGCTGTAGCTTTGGTGCTCTCATCTCTCAACTATGGAATCACGATGGCCACAGCAagcagtgatgaaagcttcttCCAAAAGTGCCCAGCATCCAGTTGCAGCGAAGGAGGGCCAGAGATCCGATTTCCATTCCGCCTTGTAACCAGCCCTCTATCATGTGGTGCACCCGGCATGGAGTTAGTGTGCTCGAAAGCAGATACCATCCTGGTTCACCCAAATCTTGGCTTATGCAAGGTAATTGCCATCGGGTATAGGGTCAGTACTATAATCATTGTCCCACTTGCAGAATCCAAGTGCCCTTTTCAGAAGATCATCTCCACCAACCTATCAACTGATGTGTATAGCCCTTATGGGGATGATGCAACCTTAGTGAGTTGTTCAGCAGAGTTCATACCAAGTGATCCGGCCAGCATTGCTGGTCCCATCTCTTGCCTTGACAACACTAGCCAGTTCACGTACTATA TGCTGAGTTCTTCCAGGACTCTCCACCTCCTGCCTATCTTCCTACTCCTACCAGTCAGCAACAGTACACCATCACCTTCAGCATCAGCAACCAATGCTCCTACACCATATGGTCAGCTGCTGTCTGAAATATATATAGTAGTCGGCTTGCCTAGAGTGGCAAGTGGTCTGAATTGTCCCTGA